One segment of Panthera leo isolate Ple1 chromosome A3, P.leo_Ple1_pat1.1, whole genome shotgun sequence DNA contains the following:
- the LOC122215342 gene encoding LOW QUALITY PROTEIN: 60S ribosomal protein L4-like (The sequence of the model RefSeq protein was modified relative to this genomic sequence to represent the inferred CDS: deleted 1 base in 1 codon), translating to MACARPLISVYSEKGESSGKNVTLPAVFKAPIRPDIVNFVHTNLRKNNRQPYAVSELAGHQTSAESWGTGRAVARISRVRGGGTHRSGQGAFGNMCRGGRMFAPTKTWCCWHRRVNTTQKRYAICSALAASALPALVMSKGHRIEEVPELPLVVEDKVEGYKKTKEAVLLLKKLKAWNDIKKVYASQRMRAGKGKMRNRRRIQRRGPRIIIYNEDNGIIKAFRNIPGITLLNVSKLNISKLAPGGHVGRFCIWTESAFRKLDDLYGTWRKAASLKSNYNLPMHKMLNTDLSRILKSPEIQRALRAPRKKIHRRVLKKNPLKNLRIMLKLNPYAKTMRRNTILRQAKNHKLRMDKAAAALEAKSEEKGVPGKKPVVGKKGKKAVGVKKQKKPLAGKKPAATKKPVAEKKPAEKKPTTEEKKPA from the exons ATGGCGTGTGCTCGTCCATTGATATCCGTGTACTCCGAAAAGGGGGAGTCATCTGGCAAAAATGTTACCCTGCCTGCTGTATTCAAGGCTCCCATTCGACCAGATATCGTGAACTTTGTTCACACCAACTTGCGCAAAAACAATAGACAGCCATATGCTGTCAGTGAATTAGCAGGTCATCAAACCAGTGCTGAGTCTTGGGGTACTGGCAGAGCCGTGGCTCGAATTTCCAGAGTTCGAGGTGGTGGAACTCACCGTTCTGGCCAGGGTGCTTTTGGAAATATGTGTCGTGGGGGCCGCATGTTCGCACCAACCAAAACCTGGTGCTGTTGGCACCGCAGAGTGAACACAACACAGAAGCGATATGCCATCTGCTCTGCCCTGGCTGCCTCAGCCTTACCAGCGCTGGTCATGTCTAAAGGTCATCGTATTGAGGAAGTTCCGGAACTTCCTTTGGTGGTTGAAGATAAAGTTGAAGGCTACAAGAAGACCAAGGAGGCTGTTTTGCTTCTTAAGAAACTTAAAGCCTGGAATGATATCAAAAAGGTCTATGCCTCTCAACGAATGAGAGCTGGCAAGGGCAAAATGAGAAACCGTCGTCGTATCCAGCGCAGGGGACCCCGCATCATC ATCTATAATGAGGACAATGGTATCATCAAGGCCTTCAGAAACATCCCCGGAATTACTTTGCTTAATGTAAGCAAACTGAACATTTCGAAACTTGCTCCTGGTGGGCATGTGGGACGTTTCTGCATCTGGACTGAAAGTGCTTTCCGCAAGTTGGATGATCTGTATGGCACTTGGCGTAAGGCTGCCTCCCTCAAGAGTAACTACAACCTTCCCATGCATAAGATGCTTAATACAGACCTTAGCAGAATCTTGAAGAGCCCTGAGATCCAGAGAGCCCTCCGAGCACCACGCAAGAAGATTCATCGCAGAGTCCTCAAGAAGAATCCACTGAAAAACCTGAGAATCATGTTGAAGCTGAACCCGTATGCAAAGACAATGCGCCGGAACACCATTCTTCGCCAGGCCAAGAATCACAAACTCCGGATGGATAAGGCCGCGGCAGCCTTAGAAGCTAAATCCGAGGAGAAGGGTGTTCCAGGCAAGAAGCCTGTggtagggaagaaaggaaagaaggctgTCGGtgttaagaagcagaaaaaaccCTTGGCAGGAAAAAAGCCTGCAGCGACCAAGAAACCAGTAGCTGAGAAGAAGCCTGCAGAGAAGAAACCCACCACGGAAGAAAAGAAACCTGCATAA